From Vreelandella neptunia, the proteins below share one genomic window:
- a CDS encoding extracellular solute-binding protein, producing MPRGLFFAKTLLLISGLLFNVSILASDADTIASESSNSDSSITAPNSNVVGDLNTDANNVVPVETVHGLSLYDSPELPADFPYFPHVNPQAPKGGTITHTAVGSSFDSTNPFIIRGTPVTGISQIYDTLMASNPNEPFSLYGLLAEGVRLDPEREWIEFDLRPEARFQDGEPVTAYDVVFSLNLLREEGNPFYASYYAGVEEAIALNEHQVRFTFNDTQSRELPLIVAQLPILPRHYWEPREFSSPTLAAHPGSGPYRISEVDPGRRIVYQRDDDYWGKDLPVNVGRYNIDRIIYDYYRDRDIAWEAFKAGLTDFRIDARAATWAIGYDFPAYEEGLVKRLTVPDVNPSMMQAFVFNLRKEKFQDPRVREALSLTFDFPWLNTNIFYGTYQRTESFFQNSEMEATGLPSEEELALLEPFREELMASHGSDRLFTQPLPIDEPIELRERLRRALDLLREAGYRVEDGVLVNQQTGRPLSLEVLLYDSGLERVVQPMLRNMARLGVQTSLRIVDINQYLNRQRNYDYDIVISHFPQSNNPGNEQRDFWTSAAAEAPQSRNRMALAHPAVDALVEEIISANGREELDTATRALDRVLRWGFYVIPHYHSGETRIAIWDKFGYPEPFPKYAMDLDAWWVDTDREAELQRRQRGR from the coding sequence ATGCCGCGTGGTTTGTTTTTTGCGAAAACGCTTCTACTCATCAGTGGCCTGCTGTTCAACGTTTCAATACTGGCTTCAGACGCCGACACGATAGCGTCAGAGTCGTCTAACAGCGATTCGTCTATCACCGCCCCCAACTCCAATGTGGTGGGTGATTTGAATACAGACGCAAACAACGTGGTGCCGGTTGAAACAGTTCATGGGCTATCGCTTTACGATAGCCCCGAGCTACCAGCCGATTTCCCCTACTTCCCGCATGTAAACCCACAGGCCCCTAAAGGCGGCACCATTACCCATACCGCCGTGGGGAGCAGCTTTGACTCAACCAATCCGTTTATTATTCGCGGTACGCCGGTTACCGGCATTTCACAAATTTACGACACCCTTATGGCCAGCAACCCGAACGAGCCCTTTAGCCTCTACGGCTTGCTGGCCGAAGGCGTGCGCCTTGACCCTGAAAGGGAGTGGATTGAGTTCGACCTGCGCCCTGAAGCGCGTTTTCAAGACGGAGAGCCTGTCACCGCCTACGATGTGGTGTTCTCGCTTAACCTGCTCCGCGAAGAGGGAAATCCGTTTTACGCCAGTTACTACGCGGGGGTGGAAGAAGCCATCGCCCTCAATGAGCATCAGGTACGGTTCACCTTCAACGACACTCAATCGAGAGAGCTGCCGTTAATCGTCGCCCAACTGCCCATACTTCCCCGCCACTACTGGGAGCCCCGCGAATTCTCCTCCCCTACCCTTGCGGCACACCCAGGCTCCGGGCCCTACCGCATTAGCGAAGTAGACCCAGGTAGGCGCATTGTTTATCAGCGTGATGATGATTATTGGGGTAAAGATTTACCGGTCAACGTTGGCCGATACAACATTGATCGCATCATTTACGACTACTACCGTGATAGGGATATTGCCTGGGAAGCGTTTAAAGCGGGTCTCACCGACTTTCGTATCGATGCACGCGCCGCCACCTGGGCAATTGGCTACGACTTTCCAGCTTATGAAGAGGGCTTGGTAAAGCGGCTAACGGTACCGGACGTTAACCCTTCGATGATGCAGGCGTTTGTCTTCAACCTGCGTAAAGAAAAGTTCCAAGACCCCAGAGTGCGGGAAGCGTTGAGCCTGACCTTCGATTTCCCGTGGCTCAACACCAATATTTTTTACGGCACCTATCAGCGCACCGAGAGCTTTTTCCAAAATTCAGAGATGGAAGCCACCGGCTTACCCTCTGAGGAGGAACTGGCACTGTTGGAGCCCTTCCGGGAGGAGTTGATGGCCTCTCATGGCTCTGACCGTCTCTTTACTCAGCCACTGCCTATCGATGAGCCCATCGAGCTGCGCGAGCGGCTTCGCAGAGCGCTCGACTTACTCCGCGAAGCGGGCTATCGCGTTGAAGACGGCGTACTGGTTAACCAGCAAACCGGGCGACCCTTAAGTCTGGAAGTGCTGCTCTACGACTCAGGGCTTGAACGGGTGGTGCAGCCCATGCTCCGTAACATGGCCCGCCTGGGTGTGCAGACGTCGCTGCGTATCGTTGATATTAATCAGTATTTAAACCGACAGCGTAATTATGACTATGACATAGTGATCAGTCATTTCCCTCAGTCGAACAACCCGGGCAATGAACAGCGCGACTTCTGGACCAGCGCCGCCGCCGAGGCACCGCAAAGCCGTAACCGGATGGCGCTGGCACATCCGGCGGTCGATGCGCTGGTGGAGGAAATCATTAGTGCCAATGGCCGTGAAGAGTTGGATACCGCCACGCGCGCGCTGGATCGGGTGCTGCGCTGGGGATTTTATGTGATTCCCCACTACCACTCTGGGGAGACCCGCATCGCCATTTGGGATAAGTTCGGCTACCCCGAACCCTTCCCCAAATACGCCATGGATCTGGATGCGTGGTGGGTAGACACCGACCGTGAAGCAGAACTGCAGCGCCGCCAGCGCGGCCGTTAA
- the sohB gene encoding protease SohB, which produces MSEWVAEIGTFVVQTTIVMALIGFGLLLIARTKQDKESELKLTIEPLNDQRRRRVRRLRLAATLPGARKKLLKLFRSEDKKRHKENKTEQDAASAARVWVLDFHGDLKASQTEHFAQEVSAIIGVAAKEDEVVVRLESAGGLVHAYGLAAAQLDRLRTAGLNTTVCIDKVAASGGYLMACTAQHIKAAPFAVIGSIGVVAQVPNIHRLLKRHDVDVELLTAGKYKRTLTVLGENTEEGKAKFLEDLENTHRLFKGYVAERRPAMDIDTLATGEIWYGSEALSLQLVDSVGTSEAYLVERMSEAQVFTVKLEAPKTVSRKLGLAISEGVEKAALKALGLIDAAGWQRR; this is translated from the coding sequence ATGAGTGAATGGGTAGCAGAGATAGGCACCTTTGTTGTGCAAACCACCATCGTGATGGCGCTAATAGGCTTTGGCCTGCTGCTGATTGCACGAACCAAGCAGGACAAAGAGAGCGAGCTGAAACTCACGATCGAACCACTTAACGATCAACGCCGCCGCCGTGTTCGGCGTTTGCGGCTGGCTGCCACGCTTCCTGGTGCACGCAAAAAACTGCTGAAACTATTTCGTAGTGAAGATAAAAAACGTCACAAAGAGAACAAAACGGAGCAGGATGCCGCCTCAGCGGCGCGGGTTTGGGTGCTCGACTTTCACGGCGATCTGAAAGCCTCGCAAACCGAGCATTTTGCTCAAGAGGTGTCGGCCATCATCGGTGTCGCTGCTAAGGAAGACGAGGTAGTGGTGCGGCTTGAGTCCGCGGGTGGACTGGTGCATGCCTATGGGTTGGCGGCGGCCCAGTTAGACCGGCTGCGCACGGCGGGGCTAAACACAACCGTGTGTATCGACAAGGTGGCGGCAAGCGGTGGTTACCTGATGGCCTGTACCGCGCAGCACATTAAGGCCGCGCCCTTTGCAGTGATTGGCTCTATCGGCGTGGTGGCGCAAGTGCCCAATATTCATCGTCTGCTAAAGCGCCACGATGTTGACGTAGAACTGCTGACCGCCGGTAAATACAAGCGTACCTTAACCGTGCTGGGTGAAAATACCGAAGAGGGCAAAGCAAAGTTCTTGGAGGACTTAGAGAATACGCACCGCTTGTTTAAAGGCTATGTGGCAGAACGGCGTCCCGCCATGGATATCGATACCCTCGCCACAGGCGAAATTTGGTATGGTAGCGAGGCATTATCGCTTCAGCTTGTCGACAGCGTAGGAACCAGCGAAGCCTATCTGGTTGAACGTATGAGCGAGGCGCAAGTATTCACAGTGAAGCTAGAAGCCCCTAAAACCGTCAGTCGTAAACTGGGATTGGCCATTTCAGAAGGCGTTGAAAAAGCGGCGCTGAAAGCGCTTGGCCTAATCGACGCCGCTGGGTGGCAGCGGCGCTGA
- the nudC gene encoding NAD(+) diphosphatase — translation MLRREIPHHEQAGRVIRLSRSLLAPAPLNGSEELTPLQPYQPWTEQMQPLCYWDDEPVALLVESQAGNDWIDGRQWMSELSTAWFSLLSTALQVGAWLENHRFCGRCGAPATKLTAEFAMHCHACGHRNYPRISPCIITLVTSGEAMLLARSPRFPPGRYSTLAGFIEPGESAEEAVHREVFEEVGVHIDQLRYHQSQAWPFPHSLMFGYFAEATTRRIRIDGVEISDAAWFSPRQLPSLPPPYSISRELIETHLARWREE, via the coding sequence ATGCTTAGGCGAGAAATTCCCCATCACGAACAAGCAGGGCGGGTGATTCGGCTTTCGCGTAGTTTATTGGCGCCCGCACCGTTAAACGGCAGCGAAGAGTTAACCCCGCTGCAGCCCTATCAACCCTGGACAGAGCAGATGCAGCCGCTATGTTACTGGGATGATGAGCCGGTGGCGCTGCTTGTGGAGTCCCAGGCCGGCAACGATTGGATTGATGGTCGGCAATGGATGAGCGAGCTTTCAACCGCTTGGTTTAGCCTGCTCTCCACGGCGCTGCAGGTAGGTGCATGGTTAGAGAATCACCGATTCTGCGGCCGCTGTGGGGCACCGGCCACCAAGCTGACTGCGGAATTTGCTATGCACTGCCACGCCTGTGGACACCGCAACTATCCGCGTATCTCACCGTGTATTATCACGCTGGTGACCAGCGGGGAGGCGATGCTGTTGGCCCGTAGTCCGCGCTTTCCACCCGGGCGCTACTCCACCTTGGCGGGTTTTATCGAGCCGGGAGAGTCAGCGGAAGAGGCGGTGCACCGGGAGGTGTTTGAGGAAGTGGGCGTGCATATCGATCAACTGCGTTATCACCAAAGTCAGGCGTGGCCATTCCCGCACTCGCTGATGTTTGGTTACTTCGCCGAAGCCACTACCCGGCGCATTCGCATCGATGGGGTGGAGATTAGCGATGCGGCGTGGTTTTCGCCTCGTCAGTTGCCCTCTCTGCCGCCGCCTTACTCGATATCCCGGGAGCTGATCGAAACCCATTTGGCACGCTGGCGCGAAGAGTAA
- a CDS encoding ABC transporter permease, with protein sequence MASLSSRLSPITRRRLAAFKANRRARVSLWLFTTLFILSLFAELIANDKPIIMQYDGQWYFPMLVDYPETEFDGFLPTRTDYLDPFVQQQIDDHGWALWPIIPFSYQTLDMNMTRPSPAPPDSRHWLGTDDQGRDVTARVIYGFRLSVAFALVLTAGSLVVGVVVGGVQGYFGGKIDLIGQRFTEIWSGLPVLFLLIILASFVQPGFWWLLGIMLLFSWLGLVDIVRAEFLRARNLEYVRAAKAMGLPSRLIMWRHVLPNAMVATLTFIPFLFTGAIGTLTALDFLGFGLPPGAPSLGELAAQGKNNLHAPWLGITAFMTLAIMLSLLVFIGEGLRDAFDPRHVQQRQAGPAQESQHA encoded by the coding sequence ATGGCCTCTTTATCGTCACGTTTATCGCCTATTACTCGCCGTCGACTGGCCGCTTTTAAAGCCAATCGCCGTGCACGGGTGTCACTCTGGTTATTTACCACGCTGTTTATCCTCAGCCTGTTTGCCGAGCTCATTGCTAACGACAAACCGATCATCATGCAGTACGACGGCCAGTGGTACTTTCCCATGCTGGTGGACTACCCAGAAACCGAGTTTGACGGCTTTCTACCGACCCGAACGGACTATCTGGATCCCTTTGTTCAGCAACAAATTGATGATCACGGCTGGGCGCTGTGGCCCATCATTCCATTTTCATACCAGACCCTGGACATGAATATGACCCGCCCTTCTCCGGCACCGCCGGATAGCCGCCACTGGCTGGGCACCGATGACCAAGGCCGGGATGTGACCGCACGGGTGATTTATGGCTTTCGACTCTCGGTGGCCTTTGCCCTGGTGCTCACCGCAGGATCGTTAGTCGTCGGTGTGGTAGTGGGCGGTGTGCAGGGCTACTTTGGCGGTAAAATTGATTTGATCGGTCAGCGATTCACCGAAATCTGGTCTGGCTTGCCGGTGCTGTTCCTGCTGATTATTTTAGCCAGCTTTGTTCAACCGGGGTTTTGGTGGCTGCTGGGCATTATGCTGCTCTTTTCGTGGCTGGGTCTGGTGGATATCGTACGTGCCGAGTTCCTGCGGGCGCGTAATTTGGAGTATGTGCGCGCGGCCAAAGCCATGGGCTTGCCGTCACGCTTGATCATGTGGCGTCACGTGCTACCCAATGCCATGGTAGCGACACTGACGTTTATTCCGTTTCTATTTACCGGCGCCATTGGCACCTTGACCGCTCTGGATTTTCTCGGCTTCGGCCTGCCGCCGGGCGCTCCTTCGCTGGGTGAGCTTGCTGCCCAGGGCAAAAATAATCTACACGCCCCTTGGCTGGGCATCACAGCGTTTATGACCCTGGCCATCATGCTATCACTGCTGGTATTTATCGGTGAGGGCTTGCGTGACGCCTTTGATCCCCGCCACGTACAACAGCGCCAAGCAGGCCCAGCCCAGGAGTCCCAGCATGCCTAA
- the dnaQ gene encoding DNA polymerase III subunit epsilon produces MRQVILDTETTGIDPKDGHRLVEIGAIEMVNRRFTGRTYHQYINPERHIDAEVVEVHGIDDARVANEPVFAAIADEFWAFIEGAELVIHNAPFDVGFIDHELSMLNRQRKSPVLGPVRDHCGVLDTLTMARKMHPGQRNSLDALCKRYDIDNGHRVLHGALLDSEILAEVYLAMTGGQTALTLDAASAAEQEQADTSNEGMSIQRLSLTPGQLRVVRPTDEERAAHQAKCKAHQLNWFEGAASDA; encoded by the coding sequence ATGCGTCAGGTGATCTTGGATACTGAAACCACGGGTATCGACCCCAAAGATGGCCATCGCCTAGTCGAAATTGGTGCTATTGAGATGGTCAATCGACGCTTCACTGGCCGCACTTATCATCAATACATCAACCCTGAGCGGCATATCGACGCTGAAGTCGTCGAAGTTCACGGGATTGATGACGCCAGAGTTGCTAACGAGCCGGTATTCGCGGCCATTGCCGATGAGTTTTGGGCCTTTATCGAAGGCGCAGAGCTGGTGATTCATAACGCTCCGTTCGATGTGGGCTTTATTGACCACGAGCTGAGCATGTTGAATCGGCAGCGTAAATCTCCTGTGCTGGGGCCGGTAAGGGATCATTGCGGCGTATTAGATACGCTGACCATGGCTAGGAAGATGCACCCCGGCCAGCGCAACAGTCTTGATGCATTGTGCAAACGCTACGATATCGACAACGGCCACCGGGTGCTGCACGGCGCACTGTTAGACTCTGAAATCCTCGCCGAAGTGTACCTGGCGATGACCGGTGGGCAGACCGCGTTAACGTTAGACGCGGCCTCCGCAGCGGAACAGGAGCAGGCGGATACCTCCAATGAGGGGATGTCGATTCAGCGGCTTTCTTTAACGCCGGGCCAACTGCGCGTGGTGCGGCCCACCGACGAAGAGCGAGCGGCCCACCAGGCCAAGTGCAAGGCGCATCAATTGAACTGGTTTGAGGGTGCGGCCAGCGATGCTTAG
- a CDS encoding microcin C ABC transporter permease YejB yields the protein MARYTLRRLLLMIPTLFGIMLLNFIIVQAAPGGPIDQMLARFEGADAMASTRLDMGGADVQVSDDSRGARGIDPRFIEQLEQQFGFDKPAHERFIGMMADYLTLDFGTSFFRDRPVTDLMIERLPVSISLGLWTTLLVYLISIPLGIKKALRHGSRFDVWSSGLVIVGYAIPGFLFAILLIVLFAGGTYWDLFPLRGLTSPDFDQLSAWGKVKDYFWHITLPVIAASIGSFATLTMLTKNSFLDEIHKQYVITARAKGADERRVLYGHVFRNAMLIIIAGLPAAMIGIFFTGALLIEVIFSLDGLGLLGFEAVMQRDYPVIFGTLFLYTVIGLILKLISDLTYVWVDPRIDFSTRES from the coding sequence GTGGCCCGTTATACCCTACGCCGACTGCTGCTAATGATTCCGACCCTTTTCGGGATCATGCTACTCAATTTTATTATTGTTCAGGCGGCGCCGGGTGGGCCAATTGATCAGATGCTGGCGCGTTTTGAAGGCGCCGACGCCATGGCCAGCACTCGCTTGGATATGGGTGGCGCCGATGTCCAGGTCAGCGATGACTCCCGGGGCGCCCGAGGTATTGACCCACGCTTTATCGAACAGCTAGAGCAGCAGTTTGGTTTTGACAAACCCGCCCACGAACGCTTTATCGGCATGATGGCGGATTACCTCACCCTCGATTTTGGCACCAGTTTCTTCCGCGACCGCCCGGTAACAGATCTGATGATCGAGCGACTGCCGGTTTCCATATCGCTAGGGCTCTGGACGACGCTGCTGGTCTATTTAATCTCTATCCCATTAGGCATTAAAAAAGCGCTACGCCACGGCTCCCGGTTTGACGTTTGGTCGTCGGGGTTAGTGATTGTCGGCTATGCCATTCCGGGCTTCCTGTTTGCCATCCTGCTCATTGTTCTGTTTGCCGGGGGGACCTACTGGGACTTATTCCCTTTACGCGGTTTGACCTCACCCGACTTCGACCAGCTTTCAGCCTGGGGCAAAGTCAAAGACTACTTTTGGCATATCACGCTGCCGGTGATCGCCGCCTCAATTGGCAGCTTTGCCACGCTGACGATGCTAACCAAAAACAGCTTTCTCGATGAGATTCACAAGCAGTATGTGATTACCGCCCGCGCCAAGGGCGCCGACGAGCGGCGCGTGCTTTATGGTCATGTATTTCGCAATGCCATGCTGATTATTATCGCGGGCCTACCCGCCGCCATGATCGGTATTTTCTTCACCGGCGCGCTGTTGATCGAAGTTATCTTCTCCCTGGATGGTCTGGGTCTGCTCGGTTTCGAAGCGGTCATGCAGCGGGATTACCCGGTGATATTCGGCACCCTGTTCCTGTATACCGTGATCGGCTTAATCCTCAAGCTGATTTCCGATTTGACCTACGTGTGGGTAGATCCGCGTATCGACTTTTCGACTCGGGAGTCGTGA
- a CDS encoding class I SAM-dependent methyltransferase, which translates to MSNSTTATTLAKRLQSSQPYWQTEAGRSLWETQRACLGPVVESRVGGHSLEMSMGPALMTMSAIAHPIRWSPTHQLAENDSTLVCPPDQLALPDRCLDVMVIHHWLEQLTDAHFTLQEAARVTADNGIMVLFGFNPIGVSGLTRQLRKRQQTFPWSGTWRSASRLRDWLAFVDFEVERVDYCCFRGRMNAKCGEYWESLGRRHNLPLGESYMIQARRQQRQAPVQRLRFGLKAPASPASLGVTRSGSSAHYQAYQTPPAGTSQAKTRQTDRYTADSNKADPQKPVLNKSVLHRPGDQEID; encoded by the coding sequence ATGTCAAATTCGACGACGGCCACGACACTGGCTAAGCGCTTACAAAGTAGCCAGCCTTATTGGCAAACAGAGGCGGGGCGTTCGCTGTGGGAAACCCAGCGTGCCTGCTTAGGGCCCGTGGTGGAATCCCGTGTGGGCGGCCACAGCTTGGAAATGAGCATGGGGCCGGCATTGATGACCATGTCGGCCATTGCGCACCCCATACGCTGGTCGCCTACGCATCAGTTAGCCGAAAACGATAGCACCTTGGTATGCCCACCGGATCAGCTTGCGCTGCCGGATCGCTGTTTAGATGTGATGGTCATTCACCACTGGCTTGAGCAGTTAACCGATGCCCACTTCACGCTCCAGGAGGCCGCGCGTGTCACTGCTGACAACGGCATTATGGTGCTGTTTGGCTTTAACCCTATCGGCGTGAGCGGCCTTACCCGGCAGTTGCGAAAGCGCCAACAGACCTTTCCCTGGAGCGGTACCTGGCGCTCGGCTAGCCGCCTGCGGGACTGGTTGGCGTTTGTCGACTTTGAGGTTGAGCGGGTAGACTATTGCTGTTTTCGGGGGCGGATGAATGCCAAGTGCGGTGAGTATTGGGAGTCGTTAGGGCGGCGGCATAACCTGCCACTGGGTGAAAGTTATATGATTCAAGCACGCCGACAGCAGCGCCAAGCGCCGGTGCAGCGTTTGAGATTTGGTTTGAAGGCGCCAGCGTCCCCGGCGTCGCTGGGTGTTACCCGCTCAGGTTCATCCGCCCACTATCAAGCTTATCAAACGCCTCCCGCTGGAACATCGCAAGCCAAAACGCGGCAAACGGATAGGTACACAGCTGATTCAAATAAAGCTGATCCACAGAAGCCTGTTTTAAATAAATCTGTTTTACATAGACCGGGGGATCAAGAGATTGACTAA
- the rnhA gene encoding ribonuclease HI produces the protein MTKEAAGDLPRVTVYTDGACRGNPGPGGWGVVLASGEHEKTLKGYEADTTNNRMELMAAIMALRTLNTPCEVALWTDSQYVRQGITQWIHNWIKRGWKTAAKQPVKNAELWKTLHEETQRHQVEWHWVKGHSGHPGNERADALANEAIDEHQKRRA, from the coding sequence TTGACTAAAGAGGCGGCGGGAGATCTACCTCGGGTAACGGTGTATACCGATGGGGCTTGTAGGGGTAACCCAGGGCCTGGCGGATGGGGTGTCGTGCTGGCGAGTGGCGAGCATGAGAAAACCTTGAAAGGCTATGAAGCAGATACCACTAATAATCGCATGGAGTTAATGGCCGCGATAATGGCGCTACGTACGCTTAATACCCCTTGTGAAGTGGCGCTCTGGACTGACTCCCAATATGTTCGCCAGGGGATCACCCAGTGGATTCATAACTGGATCAAGCGCGGCTGGAAAACCGCTGCCAAGCAGCCGGTCAAAAATGCCGAGCTGTGGAAGACCCTGCACGAAGAGACCCAGCGTCACCAGGTCGAGTGGCACTGGGTAAAAGGGCACAGTGGGCACCCAGGCAACGAGCGCGCCGATGCGCTGGCCAATGAAGCGATTGATGAGCACCAAAAAAGGAGAGCATGA
- the gloB gene encoding hydroxyacylglutathione hydrolase: MMSVTPIPALSDNYIWLLRQDTSQSVCVVDPGEAAPVIEFLERESLTLKCILITHHHHDHTGGLAELIKRYSPHVIGPDNPKIEGIDETVGDGDEVRIMGRLFDVMATPGHTLDHISYFTAGIPALLFCGDTLFCAGCGRLFEGTPEQMYTALKKFAELPEDTLVFAAHEYTQANLTFARAADPENEDVKHALQECEKARALDRPTLPSTIGRELKINPYLRVGTDSVRQAAGTQGVNNDDLATFTTLREWKNRF, translated from the coding sequence ATGATGAGCGTGACACCGATCCCCGCCCTTAGCGACAACTATATTTGGCTATTAAGACAAGATACCAGCCAAAGCGTTTGTGTGGTGGATCCCGGTGAAGCTGCCCCGGTGATCGAGTTTCTTGAACGTGAGTCGCTTACCCTCAAATGCATTCTGATTACCCACCATCATCATGATCATACGGGTGGTTTAGCAGAGTTAATTAAACGCTACTCTCCACACGTTATCGGCCCCGACAATCCCAAGATTGAAGGCATCGATGAAACCGTGGGTGATGGCGACGAAGTCCGCATCATGGGGCGTTTATTTGACGTCATGGCGACCCCCGGCCATACGCTGGATCATATCAGCTACTTCACAGCCGGTATCCCTGCACTACTGTTCTGCGGTGACACCCTTTTTTGCGCGGGCTGCGGTCGTCTATTCGAAGGCACCCCGGAGCAAATGTACACCGCGCTGAAAAAATTTGCGGAACTCCCTGAAGATACACTGGTCTTTGCAGCCCATGAGTACACTCAGGCAAACCTGACGTTTGCCCGTGCTGCGGATCCTGAAAACGAAGACGTTAAACACGCCTTGCAGGAGTGTGAAAAGGCGCGGGCATTGGATCGCCCCACCTTACCCAGCACGATAGGACGCGAGCTGAAAATTAATCCCTACCTTCGCGTGGGCACTGATAGCGTGCGCCAAGCGGCAGGCACCCAGGGTGTTAATAATGATGATCTCGCTACGTTCACCACTCTGCGTGAGTGGAAGAACCGTTTTTAA
- a CDS encoding SCP2 sterol-binding domain-containing protein: protein MSNNTLEKLKARFNPAAAKGMDEVFQFHFTDAGSYYLNIQDGTLDVQEGEHDDPSVSLSLTTDTLKGIMSGEINGMTAFMTGKLKATGNVMLATKLTSLFPSE from the coding sequence ATGTCAAACAACACCCTTGAGAAGCTAAAAGCGCGTTTTAATCCTGCAGCAGCAAAGGGCATGGATGAAGTTTTCCAGTTTCACTTTACCGATGCAGGCAGCTACTACTTAAATATCCAGGATGGCACGCTGGACGTACAAGAGGGTGAGCATGACGATCCTTCTGTCAGCTTGAGCCTTACCACTGACACGCTAAAAGGGATTATGAGCGGTGAGATCAATGGCATGACGGCCTTTATGACCGGTAAGCTAAAAGCGACCGGTAATGTCATGCTGGCCACTAAGCTGACTAGCTTATTCCCTAGCGAGTAA
- a CDS encoding transglycosylase SLT domain-containing protein, producing MTYRTIRQRLMLSAGSTVIMGLMLAAAASSQASATAYEGSTASTSKSVDATKPHPTPFQIHFWEALELKPQDAWTTLRKSFQWQEKSLPAEAQARVDEWIEYYRSSPENIATITERATPWLAWITQQVSERGLPGEVALIPFVESSFDPGARSHRGAAGLWQFMPGTGDALGLVRNGNYDGRLDVLTSTEAALDYLEMQADQWYEGDLMLSLAAYNAGAGTVNRAQRQAQSQGLNGEYWDLSLPYETMQYVPKLKAIATIINDPEQYGVSLPEIHVDPAFAKVKLDHAVTLSEASQLLDVSQTALAELNPGLLNGSIDPRSAQTLLVPEEVDTQVLAQLAQDGNQTQDSNQAFAQNSSGNTHRVERGDSLSAIAARYNIDQQDLIRWNSIDRPGALQPGQLLTLSGR from the coding sequence ATGACCTATCGAACGATTCGCCAGCGCTTGATGCTGAGCGCGGGCAGTACCGTAATAATGGGCCTAATGTTAGCCGCTGCGGCAAGCTCACAAGCCTCTGCGACAGCCTATGAAGGATCTACTGCATCAACCAGTAAATCAGTAGATGCTACAAAACCACACCCCACGCCGTTCCAAATCCATTTTTGGGAGGCGCTGGAACTGAAACCCCAAGACGCCTGGACAACGCTGCGGAAAAGCTTTCAGTGGCAAGAGAAGTCACTGCCTGCCGAGGCCCAAGCGCGGGTAGACGAATGGATTGAGTACTACCGTTCCAGCCCCGAAAACATTGCCACGATTACCGAACGAGCCACCCCCTGGCTTGCCTGGATTACCCAGCAGGTTAGCGAGCGCGGTCTACCCGGTGAAGTCGCGTTAATCCCCTTTGTCGAGAGCTCCTTTGACCCCGGCGCGCGAAGTCATCGCGGTGCTGCAGGGCTATGGCAGTTTATGCCCGGCACCGGTGATGCATTGGGCTTGGTACGTAACGGAAACTACGATGGCCGGTTAGATGTTTTGACCTCCACCGAGGCAGCGCTGGACTACTTGGAAATGCAGGCCGACCAGTGGTATGAAGGCGATCTGATGCTTTCATTAGCGGCTTATAATGCCGGCGCTGGCACCGTTAATCGCGCTCAACGCCAGGCCCAAAGCCAGGGCCTAAACGGTGAGTACTGGGATCTTTCGCTGCCCTATGAAACCATGCAGTATGTGCCCAAGCTGAAAGCCATCGCGACGATTATTAACGACCCAGAGCAGTACGGTGTCAGCTTGCCGGAAATACACGTTGATCCGGCCTTCGCTAAAGTTAAGCTAGACCACGCTGTGACGCTCTCAGAAGCTTCTCAACTGTTGGATGTTAGCCAAACTGCGTTAGCCGAATTAAATCCCGGTCTGCTCAATGGCAGCATTGACCCCCGCAGTGCACAAACGCTGCTGGTACCTGAAGAAGTGGATACCCAGGTTCTTGCGCAACTTGCGCAGGACGGCAATCAAACACAAGACAGCAACCAAGCATTTGCGCAAAACAGTAGTGGCAATACCCACCGCGTTGAAAGAGGCGACAGCCTCTCTGCGATCGCGGCCAGATATAATATTGACCAGCAAGACCTTATACGCTGGAATTCGATTGACCGCCCCGGCGCTCTGCAACCAGGCCAGCTGCTGACACTATCAGGGCGTTAA